The following are encoded together in the Cicer arietinum cultivar CDC Frontier isolate Library 1 chromosome 2, Cicar.CDCFrontier_v2.0, whole genome shotgun sequence genome:
- the LOC140919346 gene encoding uncharacterized protein, with protein sequence MDLWKKIVYSTSVEEYDHHLQQFEILCADIILFVDYVKDSWLTPYKERFVNVWTNRVMHLGNTTSNRVESAHWRLKNMLQTSFGDLCKSWDAVNMMLKNQICIIQSSFQKTIKDVEHGYNSQFFQNLHHCVSRKCMKLIDNQLERVKIVGTNKTECGCSIRTTHGLPCACELAKLQINGNAIPLDSIHDFWKQLSIAHELEDEESLSDYDFSEELEAMKAYMKTHDIISQRIFKAKVREVVFPHTTSILAPPEKVRTKGAGKKKKEFDTPRDPSYWEYVDASQESAKARQPSQSSQRSARQQSQSSQHSFKTQFPTYIRPYIEDIVDVVADGNCGFRAIAALLGWTEESWALVRSQLDKEIGLHKDVYSNVFDDNVESVRNSLKISKLGAQGKDKWMSLPDLGYVIATLYNVILVSLSRNLNMTFFPLNKSPSKETFGQSLLAIGFVNENHWVQVKLMLNVVY encoded by the exons atggatttatggaaaaagattgtctattcgactagtgtggaagagtatgatcatcatttgcaacaatttgagatattgtgtgccgatattattctttttgttgattatgtgaaagattcatggttaacaccttacaaagaaaggtttgtcaacgtttggaccaatagagtgatgcatttggggaacacaacatctaacag agttgagtctgctcattggagattgaaaaacatgcttcaaactagttttggtgatttgtgtaaaagcTGGGATGcagtgaatatgatgttgaagaaccaaatatgtatcattcagtcttcttttcagaaaaccatcaaggatgttgagcacgggtataattcacaattttttcaaaatctacatcactgtgtatcaagaaagtgtatgaaattaattgataaCCAGTTGGAAAGGGTGAAGATTGTAGGCACTAACAAAACAGAATGTGGTTGTTCAATtagaacaactcatggattaccatgtgcttgtgagttggctAAGTTGCAGATAAATGGTAATGCtatccctttagatagcattcatgATTTTTGGAAACAGTTAAGCATTGCACATGaattagaggatgaagaatctttatcagattatgacttttctgaagagttggaagcaatgaaagcgtacatgaaGACACACGATATTataagtcaaaggatattcaaggcaaaggtgcgtgaagttgtatttccacataccacatcaatacttgcaccaccAGAGAAAGTGAGAACCAAAGGAGctggtaaaaagaaaaaagaatttgatactcctcgtgatccttcatattgggagtatgttgatgcctctcaagaatctgcaaaggcaaggcaaccatctcaatcatctcaacgttctgcaaggcaacaatctcaatcatctcaacaTTCTTTTAAGACACAATTTCCTACTTATATACGTCCGTATATTGAGGACATAGTAGATGTTGtggctgatggaaattgtgggtttCGTGCAATTGCAGCATTGCTAGGTTGGACCGAAGAATCTTGGGCTTTAGTTCGAtcacaattggataaagagattgGTCTACATAAAGATGTTTATTCTAATGTTTTTGATGACAATGTTGAATCAGTGCGGaactcattgaaaatatcaaaattgggtgctcaaggaaaagataagtggatgtctttaccagacttgggttacgtgatagcaacactatataatgtcatattggtgtcGTTGTCTCGTAATCTGAATATGACATTTTTCCCGCTAAACAAATCACCATCGAAAGAGACCTTTGGGCAGTCTTTACTAGCAATTGGATTTGTTAACGAGAATCATTGGGTACAGGTAAAATTAATGCTTAatgttgtttattaa